A single Oncorhynchus nerka isolate Pitt River linkage group LG10, Oner_Uvic_2.0, whole genome shotgun sequence DNA region contains:
- the LOC115135771 gene encoding signal-induced proliferation-associated 1-like protein 3, translating into MLCVSLHVTTVCAFIWCVSVCCVCGVFLYVLLCVSVLYPWIWYVCVCFAYSVYSSPQGYNATTVDKPCMLRATITSSPSDSNQPVQHQSQQPRPNQQQVIKQQHQSQQPRPNHQQVIKQQHQSQQPRPNHQQVIKQQHQSQQPRPNHQQVIKQQHQSQQPRPNQQQVIKQQHQSQQPRPNHQQVIKQQHQPSFSPTPIYRRLTTWQHKDNTNTDNTVKTNSPHSNRIKRQVDMTSQNVLGQPRVLASLRGPPSPRQTHKTTNLEEELRLIILDTEDSGRDASCRHSLSTEISLGSGPLDSSLACSPVSDCPELEGLEDLSASELSLTEGWDPGHIPLQAPAWGMEWSKLVNAAKAYEAKRTVEPIPPSKSKKHGSEGGPAACPPNHYPPQGYNAQPTLRSEVPSDLSRLHHLEALLRHLESNLEKEREDKVALMEEVTILRETNQRLWEESLSSNEQLRKLSLLFNMAPGMMPRERE; encoded by the exons ATGCTGTGTGTGAGTTTGCACGTCACCACTGTGTGTGCATTTatttggtgtgtgtctgtctgctgtgtttgtggtgtgtttttgtatgttctgctctgtgtgtctgtgctgtacCCGTGGatatggtatgtgtgtgtttgttttgcctACAGTGTCTACAGCAGCCCTCAGGGATATAACGCTACCACAGTGGACAAACCTTGCATGCTTAGAGCCACTATTACATCCAGCCCCTCGGATTCCAACCAACCTGTCCAGCACCAGAGCCAGCAACCCAGACCAAACCAGCAGCAGGTCATTAAGCAGCAGCACCAGAGCCAGCAACCCAGACCAAACCATCAGCAGGTCATTAAGCAGCAGCACCAGAGCCAGCAACCCAGACCAAACCATCAGCAGGTCATTAAGCAGCAGCACCAGAGCCAGCAACCCAGACCAAACCATCAGCAGGTCATTAAGCAGCAGCACCAGAGCCAGCAACCCAGACCAAACCAGCAGCAGGTCATTAAGCAGCAGCACCAGAGCCAGCAACCCAGACCAAACCATCAGCAGGTCATTAAGCAGCAGCACCAGCCAAGCTTCAGTCCCACTCCAATATATAGGAGACTCACAACCTGGCAGCACAAGGACAACAccaatacagacaacaccgtcaagACTAACAGCCCTCACAGTAACCGAATCAAGAg ACAGGTGGACATGACGTCCCAGAACGTGTTGGGTCAGCCGCGTGTCCTGGCCTCTCTGCGCGGCCCGCCCTCTCCACGACAGACCCACAAGACAACTAACCTAGAGGAGGAACTGAGGCtcatcatactggacacagaggacTCAGGGAGGGATGCA TCCTGCCGTCATAGCCTCTCTACAGAGATCAGCCTCGGCAGTGGTCCCCTGGATTCCAGTCTGGCATGTTCCCCAGTCTCTGACTGCCCAGAGCTGGAGGGGCTTGAGGATCTGTCTGCCTCTGAGCTGTCTCTGACAGAGGGCTGGGACCCTGGGCACATCCCCCTACAGGCCCCTGCCTGGGGCATGGAGTGGAGCAAACTTGTCAATGCTGCCAAGGCCTATGAAG CAAAGAGGACAGTGGAGCCCATTCCTCCCAGCAAGTCCAAGAAGCATGGATCAGAGGGTGGACCTGCTGCTTGCCCACCTAATCACTACCCTCCTCAGGGCTACAATGCCCAGCCCACATTAAgaag TGAAGTGCCCAGTGATCTGTCAAGACTTCACCACCTGGAGGCGCTGCTGAGACACTTGGAGAGCAACCTGGAGAAG GAAAGGGAGGATAAAGTAGCCCTGATGGAGGAAGTGACAATTCTGAGAGAGACCAACCAGCGCCTGTGGGAGGAGTCTCTTTCATCCAACGAACAGCTCCGTAAACTCAGCCTGTTGTTCAACATGGCCCCAGGAATGAtgccaagagagagagaatga